Within the Bradyrhizobium ottawaense genome, the region ATGCGCGGCTGGCCGCGCGGCTCGCCGACGAGGACGCGTTCGTGCTGGCGACGTCCGGTCATGTGATGGCCTATCTCGCCCACGAATACGACCTCGGCGTCAGCATGATCGAGCAGGCGGTCGGCCTCAATCCGAACCTTGCCATCGTCTGGTTTTCGCGCGGCTGGGTCGCGCTGATGTGCGACGAGACCGAGCGCGCGATCGAGAGTTTTGACCGCATGATCCGGTTGAGCCCGCTCGATCCGTTGCGCATCAGCGCCTGGAACGGCACGTCACATGCCTTCTTCTCGCTGGCGCGCTACGAGGAGGGCTGCGCCGCGGCGTTGAAATCGATCCAGTTCAATGTCAACGCGCATTCGCTGGGGGCCTTCATTATCAATGCCGTGCGCGCCGGACGTCCCGGCGAGACCCAGAAGGCGGTCGGCCGTCTCTTGAAGATTGCGCCGGGCTTCCGCACCTCGCATGTGACCGAGGCCTATCCGGTGCGCCGTGCCCACCGCCGCGACGAAATCGCCGCCGCGCTCCGCGACGCCGGTCTGCCGGACTAGCTCACCCGTCGACTACTCCGACGTCTGCTTGCGCAAGTCAGCGACGTCCTGCGCCGTCAGCTTCGAGCCCTTGCTGCCGAAACGCGCGGTGACGTAATTGGCGACAGCGGCAATCTCGTCGTCGGAATAGGCGTTGCCGAACGCCGGCATCGACAGCGCGCCTTCGGGCGTGTCGCGCCTGGTTCCGGAGATCACGATCTGCGCCACGTTGGTGGCGCCGGGGTCGTTCACCGCCCACGCGCCGGTCAGCGTCGCCGTCGGCGAGATCGCGCTTTCGCCGGTCCAGCCATGGCAACTGACGCAGGCGCCCTGGAACACCATCTTGCCGCGGGCCTCCTGCGAGCCGTCCTTGTGCGAAGCGGAGGCCGGCGGTGCCAGGGTCGCCGGCAGATCGCTGGACGCGACCGGCGGTACGCTGCGCAGATAGGTCACGATGGCGCGGATGTCTTCCGGCGTCATCCGGCTCAAGCTGTGGTCGACCGCTTCGCCCATCGGCCCTGACGCGGTGCCATGGCCCGCGGCATGTCCGATCGAGAGATAGGAAATCAGGTCGTCGTCACGCCAGCCGCCGACGCCGGTCGCCTTGTCCGAGGAGATATTGAAGGCGCGCCAGCCCGCGGTGATCGCGCCGGCGAATTTCTTGCGGTTGTTGAGCGCGAAGGCAAGATTTCTCGGCGTGTGACATTCGCCGCAATGGGCGAGCGCTTCGGCGAGATAGGCGCCTCTGTTCCATTCCGGGCTCTTCGATGTATCCGGCTCGTATCGCGTGTCCGGATTGAACACCGCGGACCAGAACATCATCGCCCAGCGCTGGTTGAACGGAAACGCCAGCGTGTTGGCGGGGGGCGTCGCGCGCACCGGCGGCAGGCTGAACAGATAGGCCTTGATCGCCAGCGCATCGGCATCGCTGATATAGGTGTAGGACGTATAGGGCATCGCCGGATAAAGCCGCGCGCCGTCGTGCCTGACGCCGCGCTGAACCGCGTTGAGGAAATCCTTGTCGCTGTAATTGCCGATGCCGGTTTCCTTGTCCGGCGTGATGTTGGTCGAATAGAGCGTGCCGAACGGCAGCTTGAAGCCGAGGCCGCCGGCATATTCCTTGCCGCCCTGCGTGGTGTGGCAGACCATGCAGTCCGCCGCCTTCGCCAGATACTCGCCGCGCTCCACAGGGCTGGCCTGCGCGAGCGCCTTGGGAACGCCGGTCGGATCGGGTCCCTTGAAGTCCGACAGCGACTCGCGTGGACCGCCGGCGAACGCCATGGGGTCGGGGCCGCGGATGACCCAGACGGCGATCAGCCCCGCCGCCACCACGATGCCGACGATGATGATGAGAATACGACGCGCGTGCGGGCTCATGCTTTTTTCCCCGCCGCCAGCAGGGAACGGTCGATCGGCAACCTGCGCAAGGCGACGCCGGTTGCGGCATAGATCGCGTTGCGCAGCGCCGGCGGTCCCGCTGTCGTACCGGTCTCGCCGATTCCGCCGGGCATTTCGCCGCTCTTGACCACATGCACCTGGATTTTGGGCGTTTGATCGATCCGCAGCATCCGGTAGTCGTGGAAGTTCGATTGCTGGACGCGGCCCTTGTCGATGGTGATCTCGCCATAGAGTGCGGCGGTGAGGCCGAAGATCAGTCCGCCCTCGACCTGGGCCATGATGGTGTCGGGGTTGACGGCAATGCCGGTATCCACCACCGAGGTCACGCGGCGCAGCTTGATCTCACCCTGCTCGTCGACTTCCGCTTCCACCACCGTGGCGATGAAACTTCCGAAAGACGGTTGCAGACACACGCCGCGCCCGACCCGCGCCGGCAGCGGCTGGCCCCAATTGGCTTTTTCCGCGGCGAGGTCGAGTACCGACAGGAACCGCGGCTGGTTGGCCAGCATCCCGCGACGAAATTCAACGGGGTCTTTGCCCGCCTTGCGCGCCAGTTCGTCCATGAAGCATTCGGCGGCAAACACATTGTTGTTGGGGCCGACCCCGCGCCAGAATCCGGTCGGCACCCCCGGCGCTTCGGCCCGCACATATTCGACGTGGAAATTCGGGATGTCGTAGGGCACGTCGACTGCGCTATCGATCGCGTCGATGTCGATGCCCTTCTGGAACGCCGGCGGCAGCCAGCGCGCAATGATTGCGGCGCCGGAGATCTTGTATTTCCAGCCGACGATCTTGCCGCCGGACAGGCTTGCAGCAATCGTGTCGCGATAGACCGGGCGGTAAACGTCGTGCTGGATGTCTTCCTCGCGCGTCCACACGACTTTTACCGGCCCGTCGACCTGCTTGGCGATGCGAACGGCCGCGACCACCATGTCGGGCTCGAGCTTGCGGCCGAAGCCGCCGCCCAGCAGGTGATTGTTGACGATCACCTTCTCGACCGGCAG harbors:
- a CDS encoding c-type cytochrome → MSPHARRILIIIVGIVVAAGLIAVWVIRGPDPMAFAGGPRESLSDFKGPDPTGVPKALAQASPVERGEYLAKAADCMVCHTTQGGKEYAGGLGFKLPFGTLYSTNITPDKETGIGNYSDKDFLNAVQRGVRHDGARLYPAMPYTSYTYISDADALAIKAYLFSLPPVRATPPANTLAFPFNQRWAMMFWSAVFNPDTRYEPDTSKSPEWNRGAYLAEALAHCGECHTPRNLAFALNNRKKFAGAITAGWRAFNISSDKATGVGGWRDDDLISYLSIGHAAGHGTASGPMGEAVDHSLSRMTPEDIRAIVTYLRSVPPVASSDLPATLAPPASASHKDGSQEARGKMVFQGACVSCHGWTGESAISPTATLTGAWAVNDPGATNVAQIVISGTRRDTPEGALSMPAFGNAYSDDEIAAVANYVTARFGSKGSKLTAQDVADLRKQTSE